From the SAR202 cluster bacterium genome, the window GGAGGTCTGGTCACTGGGCTTCCTTACCGGGGTTACTGAGGCGGTCCCCGCCCGCATAATGGGAATCGTATACCTCCCAACTGCCCCAACGCCCAACTCCGGCTATGTTGCCATTCTGCCCATCCAGCAGATATACGCAACTGATATGACCGTGAACGAAGCTATGGGTTTTGTGCTATCCGGCGGCATCACAAGCCCCGCTCGAATGCCGATGAAGGCGCTGGACGATGCAGAGATCGCCCTGCTCCGTAACAAAGCGACGGGCGGCCCCGTCAATAACCCGGACTCCGGCGCTTTCCAGCTACCCTTTATCAAGAAGACTGACTTGGGGGAATCGACCGGCCGCAACTAGGCCGCACTATCCAGAGCGCAGTGCAATGCAATGTTCCCGGGGGCGGACCTGACGGTCCGCCCCCTCTTTTTGCCGCGTACACCGCCCGCGGCGGCAGGTGTACAATGTCCGCGCTCCGCCCGTCAGAAGGGCATGAGCGTTAATGACCCTTTTGGGAGAGTGCGATGGCCGATCCTGTCAATACTCAGCTGGCGTACGACCTGCTCATCAAGGGGGGCAAGGTGGTGGACCCTTCCCAGGGTTTGAGCGGCATCATGGATGTGGCAATGACAGCCGGGAAGGTAGCCGCCATCCAGCCCGAGATACCTGCCGTCAATGCGCGGGAGACCCTTGATGCCACGGGGATGATCGTCACGCCGGGCCTCATCGATCTGCATGTGCACGCGTACTGGGGTGTGTCGTGCTACGGCATGGAGCCGGACATCGGCAATATTTCTCGCGGGGTCACTACAGCGGTCGATGCCGGGTCCGCCGGGGCGCGGACATTCCCCGGCTTCCGGCGGTACGTGATGGAGCGGGCGGACACACGCCTGTACGCGCTCATCAACATTTCATCCATGGGCATGATCGCGCCGCACATCCGCGAGGTGGACGACATGCGATGGCTGGACGTGAAGGAAGCGGTCCGGTGCGCGCTGGACAACCGCGATCTCATCATAGGCGTCAAGTGCAGGCCGTCCAACACCAGGGTAATTCACGACGACATCGAGATCATGAAGCGGACGACAGACGTTGCTGAAGGCATAGGCGGCTTCGTGATGGTGCACGTGAAGACGACGACGCACTCCCTGGACGTGCTGACGGCGATGCTGCGCCCCGGCGACGTGGTGACGCATGCCTTCCACGGCGCCGTGGAGGGCGGCATACTGGACAAGGACGGCAAGGTCATCGAAGGGTTGCGGGCGGACCAGAAGCGAGGGGTGATCTTCGATGTGGGCCACGGGAGCGGCAGCTTCTCCTTCGCCGTGGCTCAGAAGGCACTGGAGCAGGGCTTCGACATAGGCAACATCAGCAGCGATCTCTGGAATGACAACTTCGACAAGAAGGTTTTTGACCAGGTGACTACCCTTTCGAAGTTCCTGAACATGGGGATGACCCTGGAGCAGGTGGTGAGCCGGTCCACGGACATAACCGCGCGGATAATGAAGATGAAGGGGCGTATAGGGACGCTCAGGCCGGGGGCGGAAGGGGATGCTTCGATACTCGCGATGGACGAGGGGGACTTCACGTTCCACGATTCCGGCAACAAGGTGCTGAAGGGCACGAAGAAGCTGCGGCACGCGAAGACGGTGAAGGGCGGCAAGGTGTACAGGCCCTGGCTGAAGCCGACAGGGTAGAGCCTTTCTGTAGCCCGCGCGATTCATCGCGCCCGGGTTGTGGACAGGCACAGCTGGCGAACCAAACAGGCGCGATAAATCGCGCGAGCTACAGATACGACGAGCCAAGCAGTTCCAATTCTACGGAGGTTTTCCATTGCCACCCAGATCCTGGGGCGACATTTACACCGGGCTTGGAGTGCGGCCGGTCATAAACGCAGGCGGCAACACAACCGAATGGGGCGGCTCGTGGGTCTCCCCGAAGGTGCAGGAGGCGATGGTCCGCGCGAACGAGAGCTGGATATCGATGGGCGAGCTGCTTGACAAGGCGGGCGAGCGCATAGCCGAGCTGCTTGGCACGGAGGCTGCGTTTCCGACGGCGGGGTGTTATAGCGCGATGGCGCTCGCCGCCGCAGCCTGCATCGCGGGGAACGACGCCGAGAGGAGACGAAGGCTCCCGGACGTGTCGGGACTGAAGCACGAGATAGTGATCCTCAAGCCGCAGATGACCGGCTTCGCGCGAGCGTACACGGTCTGTGGCGGCAAGCTCGTTGAAGCAGGGTCCAAAGAGGGCTGCTCCGTCGCGGACATCGAGAAGGCGATTGGGCCTAACACGGCAGGAATCTCTTACTACGTGCAGGAAGACTGGCCGGCTACGATTCTGCCATACGCCGACACCGTCAAGCTGGCACACAAGCACGGCCTGCCGGTCATCGTCGACGGCGCGTCGCGCAACTATCCCCTGGACTTCTTCCGCCAGACCGCGCAGACGGGCGACCTGGTCTGCTTCTCCGGCAAGTACCTCAACGCACCGCAGTCCATAGGCTTCGTTACAGGCAAGAAAGACCTGGTGCAGGCCGCGCACGCCTCGGGCTTCCCGTTCGGCCGCAGCATGAAGGTAGACAGGCAGGAGATCGTCGGGCTGGTGGTGGCCGTGGAGGAGTGGTTCTCGATGAACCACGAAGAGCGATTCATGGTCTACAACCGCCGCTTCGACGTGATCGAAAAGGCGGTCAAGGGGCTCGCGAACGTAAATGAGGCGAAGGTTGTCCGCGTCACTCGCTTCCCGGGCGTCACGCTCCACGTCACGCTTAACACCCAGCGCCTTGGCAAGGACGCGCAGTCGGTCGTGAGGGCGCTGGACGCCGGCAACCCGCGCGTCCGCGTGCTGCTTGGAGGCCCGGACACCCTCAACGTCAACGTCCACTCGCTCGCGGACGGCCAGGCAGAGGTGGTGGCGGAGAGGCTGCGGGCAGTGTTGGGATAGGCAGGAAGTTGTTTGTTAGTTAGTCGTTGGCCCGATCCCAACAGCCAACTTCTAACAACCAACTCTCACCCCATGTACGGCTTGTAGACCGCCCCGGCCTTGACCGTCTTCACGTGGGTGAGGCGCTGCTTCGCCTCTACCTTCTTGCCCGGGTACCAGCGGGTGTTCCCCACCTTCGTCCAGTCCAGTATGCGGTCCACGAATGTGAAGTTGCCGTCCTCGACCTTGAAGATCGCGGCGTCGCCCTCAGCCCCGGGCTTGAGGGTGCCCAGCGTGGCGCTCTTACCCAGGATTTTCGCAGCCGTGGTGGTGGTGCGGTGGACGACGTCCTCCACGGACAGGCCCAGGTACATGAACTTGGACATAACCGTGAGCAGGTCGTGGACGGGGCCGTTGACGCTGCCGGTGTGCAGGTCTGTGCTGATGTTGTCCGGCCAGAGTCCCTGGCGCATCGCATTCTCGGCGGTGAAGAAAGAAAAGCCGCCGCCGCCGTGGCCGACGTCGAAGATGATGCCGCGGCGCTGGGCTTCGAGCAGTCCCTCGCGCAGGCGGCCCGTGTCCTCCACCAGCCCGTCCTCGAAGCCGTGGAAGGAGTGAGTGACGACGTCTCCGGGCCGTAGCATTGAGCAGAGCTCCGCCAGCGGCGTCTTGTGGTTGGAGATGTGCATCATGATGAAGCCGCCAAAGCCCTCGGCCGCCTCCTTGGCGCGGTTCATTACTTCAAGATCGTTCTCGGCGGCCATCTGGCGGCCCATGCGTATCTTGATGCCCACCACCATGTCTCGGTTCTTGCGCGCGCAGGCGATGGCCTGGTCCACCTCCGCCCACTGCATGTCCATAAGCTCACCGATCTTGTTGTCCGTGATCAGGCCCATCGACGACAAGTGCAGCAGCGCGAACAGCCGCGTCTGCGCGGGCTCCATGATGAACTTGCGGAAGGCCGGGAAGGTGCGCGCGCCGGACGAGCCGGCGTCCACGGCCGTCGTGACGCCCTTCGCGATGTGAACGGGGTCCGGCATGATACCCCAGCCGGAGACGCCCCAGTAGGCGTGAACGTGCAGGTCGATAAGGCCGGGCGATACGATACACCCGGTAGCGTCGAAGGTCTCGGTTGCGAGATCCGATGAGATGCTCTCCTCAACCGCGGCTACCTTGCCGCCCACGAATGCAACGTCGCGCTTGCCGTTCACTTTGGCATAGGTGTCTATGACGTGGCCGTTCTTGACGATGAGGTCATATTGCTTGATAGCCATTGGAGGTCCTTGAGTTTGTTCGTTTTGTCGCCGTACATGATATATGGAAAGGCCGTCACCCGGTAGCTGGCACGATGGAACGCCCGGGCCGCGGCTGCTATAGTTTGGAGCAGCGAAGCCAGGAAGGCCGGTGAGAACTACATGACGCTCCTTAATCGTTTCTCGGGCGGGCAGCTTGACGCCATTTGCGGCGCGCTTACGGAGACGGCCTACGCCATCTCCGGCAACGAGATTGCCGACCTTCTGGCCAAGATGGGCATTCAGGACCCCACGCCTTTCATCGAGAAGCGCAGGCGGCTCTTCAACGCGCTGCAGCAGAAGCAGGAAGGACCCGAGGCAGGTAAGGTTGTCATGGCCTTTGTGGAGAGGGTTATGGACCCTTCAGCATACGGGGCAAGCCGCTCGACGTTCGAACACCGCCGCGACGCGCTGGTGAAGGCCATGGCGCCGTTCGGCTACACACTCACGGAGCATGGCAAGGTGCGCCTGACGGGCGGCGCCGGCCGTACGCCGGCGGAGGTAGAGGCGGCGGCGTCCAGGCTCCAGTCCGCCCTTTCAGCCCGCGGCGTCTACCCGGCAGTTCTGCGCCACTGCCGCCCTGAGCTTATGACGGCCGACTGCTTTCCTGTGGTCATGGAGGCCGCCAAAGCAGTGTCGGACAAGGTCAGGGTGCTGGCGGGGGGTGGACGCGGACGGCAGCGCGCTGGTGGACAGGGCCTTCGGCACGGGGACCCAGGGCAACCCGGTCATCAGATTCAACAAGTTCGATACGGGCGGCGAGCGCAGCGAGCACGCCGCCTTCGCGCAGGTGCTGCGCGGATTCCTCACCGCCTTCCGCGATATCGCAATGCACGGGCCGACGGCGAAGTGGACGGTCGAAGAGGCTGAGGCCATCGAAATCCTCACTCTTGCGTCCCACCTCCACCGCCGCCTTGACCGCTGCGAGAAGGCGAAGTAACCGCCTCTACACTACTTCGCCGCCGAAGCCGCGGCCAGCCGGGGCGTGAGGGCCGTCCAGAGGCTTGACGTACTTCATCTCGGGCGTGGACGTGCGCATGGCAAGCTGTCCGTTCACCTGCGAGTAAACGATGTTCTTGAGCCAGTTGGCGTTGTCCATCTTTGGGTAGTCGTGGCGGAAGAACGCCCCCCTGCTCTCCTTGCGCTCCAGGCTCCCCAGGATGAGTAGCTCCGCGGACAATAGCATGTTGTGCGCTTCCAGCGCCTTCGCATGCTCATAACCGTCAGCCACCTTGAAGGTCTTTGAGGCGTCCGCGATGCGGCGCATCTCCTGCAACCCCTGCCGCAGGCCGCGCTCGTCCTTGATAACCCAGGCGTATTTGTAAGTGGCCGATTTTATCTGCTTGATTGCTTCGTCCGGGGTCAAGCGCGCGGCCGTGCCGACTATGCGCGACACCCTCCTCCGGCTGGCGTCCACTGCCGCGTCGTCCAGCTTTGGCGGCGCCATATTCTGCACGGCCTGGGCGGCGTGAAGCCCGGCGCGCCGACCGTACACCAGCGTGATCATAGACGTGTACCCCTCCGGCCTGGCGACGCCGTACAGTCCGCCGGCGACTGCGCCCGCCGCGTACAGGCCGGGCGCGCTCGTTTCGCACCGCGCGTTGATACGGACGCCCCCAATTGCCGTGTGAGAGCGCGGGTACGATTCCACGAGGTCCTTACGAGGGTCGATCCCCGCGTCATTGAGCCGCTTCTCGATGATCGGCACATACCAGGGCTTGGGGCCGGCGCCGGCAAAGACTGGCCTTAAATCGAGGTAAATAGAGCCGTTCGGGGTCCCCCGGCCCTCCATGATTTCCCGGGCCACGGCGTAGACGAGCGGCTCTTTGGGAATTGATGTGTGCCCCTCGATACCGTACCGGGGCAAGAACGCCTCGCCCTTGGTGTTTAGAAACACCGTGCCGGTCGGCGCGCCGGTTGAGGTCGCCACAAACTGGGCGGCCTCCATATCGATCAGCTCAGCGCCGGCCCGGTACGCCGCCGCATGCCCATCGCCTGACTCCCCGGGGGAAACGGTCGTCGGCTCGAAGATCTGGCTGTACGTGCCGGTAGCAAGAATGACCGCTTTGGCGTTTATGACGGTAAGCCGGTCCGACTTCATGTCCAGGGCGGTCGCGCCCACGACCCTGCCATCCGCCTTGACCAGGTCGACGAGGACATGGTCCTCCAGGATGTCGATATCCCGTCCCAGCACCTGCTGGACTAGGATGTCCATCATCGCCATTCCCGGCGGGGAGCCGTACTCCGGGCCGGCGCCCGCGCCGCCAACGCCTGCGGCGTTTTCAACGACGGCGCTGCTCTTGAAAGTGAAGTTGCGCTTGTGGCTATGCGCGGCAGCATGGTACATCGCAATCGAGCCATCCGCGTTGCGCTCGAAGTCGATGCCCCATTCCTCCATCTCGCGCACACGGTCCGCCGTTTCCGTTATCAGTATGCGCGCCAGCTCCTGGTCTCCCAGGTAACCCCCGTAGGAGATAAGGTCGCGCAAGGACGCATCGATGGAGTCGCTCCGGTCTCCCCCCAAACCCACCACGCAACTCGTCCCCACATTCAGTGTGCAGCCGCTGTTGCCCAGTCGGCCCTTGATGAGCATCGTCACCCGCGCGCCCTGCTCCGCTGCTTCGATGGCCGCGCGGCACCCGGCGCCCCCCGCGCCGATAACAAGGACGTCCGTGGTTATGGCATCCGACATATCGCTTGCCTCCTGGGATTTCGGACACATTAACCCCCGTGTCTCCGGTTGTCAACAGCCATCCCCGAGGGGAATCTGGGCAGATACGGCGCCTGCTATAATGGGATGCGGCTGACCCCGGCGATTTGCGTCCCTTTCATTGACGAGACGCACCGGCAACGCCTTGCTCACCATCGAGAGGCGCCGAAACGCTAACTTTTTCGTCCCCGTCCACGTTGCTATCTACGTGTAAATCATCCACTAACCCAGGGCTGTTTACAATGCAAGAACTCAAAGGTAGACTGGCGCAGATCAGCGATCGCATTTCTGACTTTACGGTGCGTCTTTGACCTGGACTCCAAAGAGCGTGAAGTAGAG encodes:
- a CDS encoding amidohydrolase/deacetylase family metallohydrolase; the encoded protein is MADPVNTQLAYDLLIKGGKVVDPSQGLSGIMDVAMTAGKVAAIQPEIPAVNARETLDATGMIVTPGLIDLHVHAYWGVSCYGMEPDIGNISRGVTTAVDAGSAGARTFPGFRRYVMERADTRLYALINISSMGMIAPHIREVDDMRWLDVKEAVRCALDNRDLIIGVKCRPSNTRVIHDDIEIMKRTTDVAEGIGGFVMVHVKTTTHSLDVLTAMLRPGDVVTHAFHGAVEGGILDKDGKVIEGLRADQKRGVIFDVGHGSGSFSFAVAQKALEQGFDIGNISSDLWNDNFDKKVFDQVTTLSKFLNMGMTLEQVVSRSTDITARIMKMKGRIGTLRPGAEGDASILAMDEGDFTFHDSGNKVLKGTKKLRHAKTVKGGKVYRPWLKPTG
- a CDS encoding aminotransferase class V-fold PLP-dependent enzyme; translated protein: MPPRSWGDIYTGLGVRPVINAGGNTTEWGGSWVSPKVQEAMVRANESWISMGELLDKAGERIAELLGTEAAFPTAGCYSAMALAAAACIAGNDAERRRRLPDVSGLKHEIVILKPQMTGFARAYTVCGGKLVEAGSKEGCSVADIEKAIGPNTAGISYYVQEDWPATILPYADTVKLAHKHGLPVIVDGASRNYPLDFFRQTAQTGDLVCFSGKYLNAPQSIGFVTGKKDLVQAAHASGFPFGRSMKVDRQEIVGLVVAVEEWFSMNHEERFMVYNRRFDVIEKAVKGLANVNEAKVVRVTRFPGVTLHVTLNTQRLGKDAQSVVRALDAGNPRVRVLLGGPDTLNVNVHSLADGQAEVVAERLRAVLG
- a CDS encoding amidohydrolase/deacetylase family metallohydrolase, which translates into the protein MAIKQYDLIVKNGHVIDTYAKVNGKRDVAFVGGKVAAVEESISSDLATETFDATGCIVSPGLIDLHVHAYWGVSGWGIMPDPVHIAKGVTTAVDAGSSGARTFPAFRKFIMEPAQTRLFALLHLSSMGLITDNKIGELMDMQWAEVDQAIACARKNRDMVVGIKIRMGRQMAAENDLEVMNRAKEAAEGFGGFIMMHISNHKTPLAELCSMLRPGDVVTHSFHGFEDGLVEDTGRLREGLLEAQRRGIIFDVGHGGGGFSFFTAENAMRQGLWPDNISTDLHTGSVNGPVHDLLTVMSKFMYLGLSVEDVVHRTTTTAAKILGKSATLGTLKPGAEGDAAIFKVEDGNFTFVDRILDWTKVGNTRWYPGKKVEAKQRLTHVKTVKAGAVYKPYMG
- a CDS encoding TIGR02391 family protein, whose translation is MWSWRPPKQCRTRSGCWRGVDADGSALVDRAFGTGTQGNPVIRFNKFDTGGERSEHAAFAQVLRGFLTAFRDIAMHGPTAKWTVEEAEAIEILTLASHLHRRLDRCEKAK
- a CDS encoding FAD-dependent oxidoreductase, whose product is MCPKSQEASDMSDAITTDVLVIGAGGAGCRAAIEAAEQGARVTMLIKGRLGNSGCTLNVGTSCVVGLGGDRSDSIDASLRDLISYGGYLGDQELARILITETADRVREMEEWGIDFERNADGSIAMYHAAAHSHKRNFTFKSSAVVENAAGVGGAGAGPEYGSPPGMAMMDILVQQVLGRDIDILEDHVLVDLVKADGRVVGATALDMKSDRLTVINAKAVILATGTYSQIFEPTTVSPGESGDGHAAAYRAGAELIDMEAAQFVATSTGAPTGTVFLNTKGEAFLPRYGIEGHTSIPKEPLVYAVAREIMEGRGTPNGSIYLDLRPVFAGAGPKPWYVPIIEKRLNDAGIDPRKDLVESYPRSHTAIGGVRINARCETSAPGLYAAGAVAGGLYGVARPEGYTSMITLVYGRRAGLHAAQAVQNMAPPKLDDAAVDASRRRVSRIVGTAARLTPDEAIKQIKSATYKYAWVIKDERGLRQGLQEMRRIADASKTFKVADGYEHAKALEAHNMLLSAELLILGSLERKESRGAFFRHDYPKMDNANWLKNIVYSQVNGQLAMRTSTPEMKYVKPLDGPHAPAGRGFGGEVV